The genomic stretch TTTATCTTGGTCTGGCTCGATTTCAAAACAAGCACAGGATGAGGGAACAAACTGATAAGTGTTAAGGCATAAGGTGTAATCCTGCTTGAGAAGAATTGTTCCAGCTCCGGAAAACTTAATTGAAGGGCATGGTGCAGATACATACGCATACGCTTTATCTCACCCTCTATTTCTTGATAGAAACGCGCAAAATCACGGAGTCGATGATAAAGGTCGGGCTGTTGAACTTTTTCTTCCCTGGAGTGCAGGTGGTGAGCTTGCGCTAATTTATGCGCATCATTTTTGTCTGTTTTCCAGCTTCGGAGAGTAGCCATTTCGAGCTGTTTTTTAGCCGCAAGGGGATTCAACAGACAATAACGTAACTGATTCTTTTGACAGAAGGTTTCCACTGGTTTCGAATAAATGCCGGTGGATTCAAACACAAGAACCGGGTCACCAGGGAGATTCCGGATTTCCTCAAGTAAGGTGTTAAAGCCTGTCTGCGTGTGTCTTAGTTCCCCTTCAGCTAAACAGATTTCACCCTGATAAATGACTTTATAGCTTTTCCCCATTGATACATCTAAAGCAATTACATACTCCAATTTATATCTCCTCTCACGTGTTTTGAAAGGTCTTCACTTTTTCATTTCGATTCCAATTTCCTATACACGAGCTCCATTGGCCCCAACATACTTAAATCTGATTCAGAAATGAAAGTGAAGAAGCTCGGTTTTAAATTCGGATTCAAGATCCCAGAGGCTGATCGAGCTTTCTTTCACCTCTCACTATACTCCTAAAAAGAAAAATAGTGGGCAAAGTCATCCGTCGATGACCTTACCCACTAATCTTAGTATGTTTTGCTATACTTTTTTTCTTGATAAATAGATAATTTACATATTAATCTTGAATGTAAGAGGAAAATACAGCTGTGCTGCTATATTCTATCTGTTAGTAATCTGCTTAATAAAGGGGAAAGTTTTATGAAAGTACATGGAACAAGATTACGGCGTTCAGAACGAAGGGAACCCAAACCGATTAGCACTCCATTTGATAGAAAATATGTAAGGAAAGCTTATTTGATGGGGCTGTTAGGGTGCGTCGCCACTTCGCTAATATTTTATTTTACGGATGATTATGAAATGTTTATTGTGATTATAATCTCGTATGTATTATTTCCTTTTGCGAAGTTCTTTTATGATGTGCTTTTGGGTTTCAGACTCGCTCGTAGAATAAAGAAAACACAAAATTGGGTGCTGCAAAGAGAGATAGAACAATTTCAGTTTGCAATGCATGGTTTCTTTATATTTGCCTTGAGTATGTTTTTGGCTCCCCCTGGTATGTTGTTTTTGCTAATTAGATATGTAGTAAGGCTGTACAAGGTTAAAAGAAAAAACTATTAGATAGCACGTACATCCATAAGAAAGTAGGTGTTAGCTAGCCTGCCGGAATTGTGGATATAGCAACAGGACACTTATTAGGGGAGAATATACAGATGAAAAGGATCTGGTGCTTACTTGATAAGTAAAAGCTAATTAAAACTTGTACGTACATATTGCTATATTTGTGAAGATGGAGCTCTCCAAATCAATAAACTCATAAATAATTTATTTAATAAATAAGGATTTTATACTTATTGACAACTTTCTCTATTCCTCCTAATCTTAAATTAGTAATATGTAAGCGTTATCATTAGTGGGGAGGAAAGATATGAAAACTAAAAAACGTTTGCTTGTTGTTTCGATGCTGTCTGCAGTTATGCTCATCCCAGCTTTGCCAGGTGCTGATACTTTTGCGAAAGCAAAAGGTGGACAGGATGTGGTTCCAGTCTTTGAAAACGCTTCTGTACATGATCCATCTGTCATTGAAGTAGATGACCAATACTATGTTTTCGGCTCTCATTTAGCTGCAGCAAAAACAAACGATCTTATGAAATGGAAGATGGTTGACTCGGGTGTGCGAGATGGCAATAAGCTAATTCCTAATGTGACGGAGGAACTCAGAGAGACACTCGATTGGGCGCAGTCGGATACACTTTGGGCGGCGGATGTGATTCAGTTGGCGGATGGGAAATTTTATATGTACTACAATGCGTGTAAGGGTGATTCACCGCGGTCTGCAATGGGAGTAGCGGTGGCGGATAATATCGAGGGCCCTTATGAGGATACGGGTATTATCTTGAAGTCGGGTATGTGGGATGAGCCGAGTGAGGACGGTACGATTTACGATGCGACGAAGCATCCGAATGTAATAGATCCTGATGTATTTTATGATAAAGACGGTAAGCTGTGGATGGTGTATGGTTCTTATTCTGGCGGTATTTTTATTATGGAAATGGATGAGAAGACCGGCAAGCCACTTCCAGATCAGGGGTATGGGAAAAAGCTGATGGGCGGCAATCATAGCCGTATTGAAGGACCAGCAATGATGTACAGTCCGGAAACAGATTATTATTATATGTTCCTGTCTTTCGGCGGATTGGATTCGTTTGGTGGCTATAATATTCGCGTAGTGCGCTCTGAATCTCCAGATGGACCGTTTTATGATGCAGAAGGAAATGACATGATTGATGTAAAGGCAGATCCGAACTTGCCGCTGTTTGATGATAAGTCGATTGAGCCCTATGGCGTGAAGCTGCTTGGGAATAATCTGTTTGAGAAAAAAGTTGGTGATCCGGGTGAGAAGCCAGGTATCGGTTATGTATCGCCGGGTCATAATACAGCTTTCTATGATGAAGATACGGAAAATCATTACTTGATTTTCCACTCTCGCTTCCCTGACCGTGGGGAAGAGCATGAAGTGCGAGTACATCAAATGCATATGAACAATGACGGCTGGCCTGTTGTGGCTCCATCCCGTAATACGAATGAGACGGAAGCAAAAATCAAGCTGAAGGATATGGCTGGGGATTATCAATATGTGAATCATGGTAAAGATATTTCTGCTGATGTGAAAATATCTGAGCAGATAACGCTAAGACAGAATGGCAAAGTTGAAGGTGCTGTAGAAGGAAAGTGGAAGCGCGGTAAGAATAACGAGATTACGCTAACGATTGATGGTGAGAAATATAGCGGATTCTTCCTGAAACAATGGGATGAAGCTGCACAGCAATATGATACAACGTTCACCGCTTTATCTGATAAAGGTGTAGCTGTCTGGGGTAATCGAATGGAAGACATGAAGGATAAGGAAGTTTTGGCTGCAGTGAAAGAAGACCTGACGATTCCAAACAGCGATAATCTGTATCAAAATGTGGAGCTGGCAACGGAAGGCACGCACGAGGCTGCCATTACATGGACTTCCTCCAATTCGAATGTAATCGAGACAGACGGCACTATTCATCGACCAAAAGCAGGAAGCGGTGATGGAAAAGCAACACTAACAGCAGAGATCCAATCAGGTAAAAAGAAAGCGACGAAACCCTTCCAAGTGACGGTAAAGCAGCAAGCAGCCGAGCCTGAGATCACGCAGTACAACTTCGGTAATCCCAGTAGCAGAGAAGCAACAGACACTTCAGGAAATACTCTCCACGCTCTGTTAAAAGGTAATGCAGCTCAAACAGCGGATGGCAAGCTGGCATTGGATGGCAAAGACAGCTATGTAGAATTGTCGCCGCTTGCAGCGGACGCAGAAGATTTCACATTCTCAGCTTTGGTGAATTGGCAAGGCGGAGCAGCTTGGCAGCGAATCTTTGATATCGGCGCCAGCAACGGCAAGAATATGTTCCTCACCCCATCTGACGGAAGCGGCAAGCTGCGATTTACGATTCATGATGGTGTGGACCAGAGTGTTACAGCTGATACAGCACTGCCAGTGAACGAATGGGTGCATCTTGCGGTGACCCTTGAAGGTAATACAGGGAAATTGTATGTGAATGGAGAGTTAGCTGGAACGAATGAGAATATCACAGCGAATCCATCCGAGATATTGGGGAATACAAACTATATAGGCAGAAGCCGTTATAGTGCAGATCCGTTCTTTGGCGGAGAGATGGATGATGTAGCATTTTATCGAGAGGCGCTAGACAATGCGGAAATTGAATCTCTAGTTAAATAATAAAGTGAAAAAGAACCCGACCGTCTTGTGTCGGGTTCTCTTATGTATCCTTAAAAATTACTTTCCCATGTCTTTAACGTTCGGAGGGAGCGCTTATAATAGGAAGTAACGATGTCTAAGGAATCTTGCTCTTCATGATTAGAATCAGACGCAGTCATTTCCATAACAATTGGTCCCTGGTAACCAATTTCGCAAAGGGTGTTCACTTGCTCCTGCAAGTTTGCGTGCCCGTTCCCGATAGCTTGTCTGTTAGAATCCGCAATATGGTACACACGCAATTTACCGGCTGTT from Terribacillus sp. DMT04 encodes the following:
- a CDS encoding family 43 glycosylhydrolase, whose protein sequence is MKTKKRLLVVSMLSAVMLIPALPGADTFAKAKGGQDVVPVFENASVHDPSVIEVDDQYYVFGSHLAAAKTNDLMKWKMVDSGVRDGNKLIPNVTEELRETLDWAQSDTLWAADVIQLADGKFYMYYNACKGDSPRSAMGVAVADNIEGPYEDTGIILKSGMWDEPSEDGTIYDATKHPNVIDPDVFYDKDGKLWMVYGSYSGGIFIMEMDEKTGKPLPDQGYGKKLMGGNHSRIEGPAMMYSPETDYYYMFLSFGGLDSFGGYNIRVVRSESPDGPFYDAEGNDMIDVKADPNLPLFDDKSIEPYGVKLLGNNLFEKKVGDPGEKPGIGYVSPGHNTAFYDEDTENHYLIFHSRFPDRGEEHEVRVHQMHMNNDGWPVVAPSRNTNETEAKIKLKDMAGDYQYVNHGKDISADVKISEQITLRQNGKVEGAVEGKWKRGKNNEITLTIDGEKYSGFFLKQWDEAAQQYDTTFTALSDKGVAVWGNRMEDMKDKEVLAAVKEDLTIPNSDNLYQNVELATEGTHEAAITWTSSNSNVIETDGTIHRPKAGSGDGKATLTAEIQSGKKKATKPFQVTVKQQAAEPEITQYNFGNPSSREATDTSGNTLHALLKGNAAQTADGKLALDGKDSYVELSPLAADAEDFTFSALVNWQGGAAWQRIFDIGASNGKNMFLTPSDGSGKLRFTIHDGVDQSVTADTALPVNEWVHLAVTLEGNTGKLYVNGELAGTNENITANPSEILGNTNYIGRSRYSADPFFGGEMDDVAFYREALDNAEIESLVK